A window of Nitrospirota bacterium contains these coding sequences:
- a CDS encoding 4Fe-4S binding protein — MLLFICAVAALALFCPSLASAGVGGGVEAKERVDFIPLVKFTLIFLAGLGTVFGAGLAFASKKFAVKIDPRVEQVKDCLAHAHCGACGYAGCEQYAEAVVNNPEVSPALCIPAGAKGAEKVALITGKKAEVKEPEFARVMCQGGSSRSTKRFKYEGVEDCRAAVLAGGGDKACIYGCLGYGTCAKVCPFGAISMSGDNLPVIDMAKCTGCRKCESACPKRVIEVLPASKAVLVACHSKDKGVEVRKNCQVGCIACGKCAKVCPFDAAKVESNLSRIDLGKCRVCGQCVAVCPTKAVVDFIPQRPKAAVTDKCIGCQICSKVCPVNAASGEPKKKHAVDQSRCVGCGICTAKCPVQAIEGTFNTAAVLAAAAARKQKAAAA; from the coding sequence ATGCTCCTTTTTATTTGTGCCGTCGCCGCACTCGCCCTCTTCTGTCCCTCGCTCGCTTCGGCAGGCGTCGGAGGCGGAGTCGAGGCCAAGGAGCGTGTCGATTTCATCCCCCTCGTGAAGTTCACCCTCATATTCCTTGCGGGCCTCGGGACGGTCTTCGGGGCCGGCCTCGCGTTCGCCTCGAAGAAGTTCGCTGTCAAGATCGACCCCCGGGTCGAGCAGGTGAAAGATTGCCTTGCCCACGCGCACTGCGGTGCCTGCGGCTATGCGGGCTGCGAACAGTACGCCGAGGCGGTCGTGAATAATCCGGAGGTATCCCCCGCGCTCTGCATTCCCGCGGGCGCAAAAGGAGCCGAGAAGGTCGCCCTGATCACCGGCAAGAAAGCGGAAGTGAAGGAGCCGGAGTTCGCCCGTGTGATGTGCCAGGGCGGCTCGAGCAGGTCGACGAAGCGCTTCAAATACGAGGGGGTAGAAGACTGCCGGGCTGCGGTGCTCGCGGGCGGCGGCGACAAGGCATGCATCTATGGATGCCTCGGGTACGGGACCTGCGCAAAGGTCTGCCCCTTCGGCGCCATTTCGATGAGCGGCGATAACCTCCCGGTGATCGACATGGCGAAGTGCACGGGCTGCAGAAAGTGCGAATCTGCCTGCCCCAAGCGGGTTATCGAGGTGCTCCCCGCTTCGAAGGCGGTCCTCGTTGCGTGCCATTCGAAGGACAAGGGCGTAGAGGTGCGGAAGAACTGCCAGGTCGGCTGCATCGCCTGTGGCAAGTGCGCGAAGGTCTGCCCCTTCGACGCGGCAAAGGTCGAGAGCAATCTCTCACGGATAGATCTGGGCAAGTGCAGGGTCTGCGGCCAGTGTGTCGCTGTCTGCCCGACCAAGGCGGTCGTCGACTTCATTCCCCAGCGGCCCAAGGCGGCGGTCACGGATAAATGCATCGGCTGCCAGATCTGCTCGAAAGTCTGCCCGGTCAACGCTGCGAGCGGAGAGCCGAAGAAGAAGCACGCCGTGGACCAGAGCAGGTGCGTCGGCTGCGGCATTTGCACGGCAAAGTGCCCGGTGCAGGCCATCGAGGGCACCTTCAATACCGCAGCGGTGCTCGCCGCAGCAGCAGCCAGGAAGCAGAAAGCAGCAGCAGCGTAG